One region of Aurantimonas sp. HBX-1 genomic DNA includes:
- a CDS encoding SDR family NAD(P)-dependent oxidoreductase yields MYLEKFDLTGRVAVVTGAGQGIGEACATALAEAGATVVVADMDPSRVEACVARLKEKGHAAHGATVDVTRSADVAALADKVVADHGRVDILVNNAGVAKSDVRAEDTSDEHWRFHMDVNLDGLFWCCREFGRKMLEAGSGSIVNIGSMSGFIVNKPQPQSFYNASKAAVHHLTKSLAAEWGRRGVRVNAVAPTYIETPLTKFGIEEDPDMYKVWLEMTPMGRVGQPDEIASVVHFLASDASSLMTGSIVLADGGYTCW; encoded by the coding sequence ATGTATCTCGAAAAATTCGATCTGACCGGCCGGGTCGCCGTCGTCACCGGCGCCGGACAGGGCATCGGCGAGGCCTGCGCCACGGCATTGGCCGAGGCCGGCGCGACGGTGGTCGTCGCCGACATGGACCCGTCGCGGGTCGAGGCCTGCGTGGCGCGCCTCAAGGAAAAAGGCCATGCGGCGCACGGCGCGACGGTCGACGTGACCAGGTCGGCCGACGTCGCAGCGCTGGCCGACAAGGTGGTCGCCGATCACGGCCGCGTCGACATCCTCGTCAACAATGCCGGCGTCGCCAAGTCCGACGTGCGGGCCGAGGACACCAGCGACGAGCACTGGCGCTTCCACATGGACGTCAATCTCGACGGGCTGTTCTGGTGCTGCCGCGAGTTCGGCCGGAAGATGCTGGAGGCGGGCTCCGGCTCGATCGTCAATATCGGCTCGATGTCCGGCTTCATCGTCAACAAGCCGCAGCCGCAGAGCTTCTACAACGCTTCCAAGGCGGCGGTGCACCATCTCACCAAGTCGCTCGCCGCCGAATGGGGCCGGCGCGGCGTGCGCGTCAATGCCGTGGCGCCGACCTATATCGAGACGCCGCTGACCAAGTTCGGGATCGAGGAAGACCCGGACATGTACAAGGTCTGGCTGGAGATGACGCCGATGGGCCGCGTCGGCCAGCCCGACGAGATCGCCTCGGTCGTCCACTTCCTGGCCAGCGACGCCTCCAGCCTGATGACCGGTTCGATCGTCCTCGCCGATGGTGGCTACACCTGCTGGTGA
- the phnE gene encoding phosphonate ABC transporter, permease protein PhnE produces MAEASVPPRAPSRLPPVSPVTFTLLVAFAAVFLVSLGEVGPSPERLAAGAPRMMDLIGRMLPPNVEPAFLQRMGWRILETLQIALVGTVIGVVISLPMGWLAARGISPLGAFRQLPRALVSLFRTVPDLVWALIFVSTVGLGAVAGTMTIVVDTVGFCGRFFAEAMEEADKKPQEALRAIGASQVSVLFGATLPSIMPTLINSSLFAFEKGVRSSVVLGLVGAGGIGQELKVAFDLFQYRNASAIILAIFVIVLVMEYFTDRLRARFQ; encoded by the coding sequence ATGGCTGAGGCCTCCGTCCCGCCACGCGCGCCCTCGCGGCTGCCGCCCGTCTCGCCGGTCACCTTCACCCTGCTCGTCGCTTTCGCGGCGGTGTTCCTGGTCTCGCTCGGCGAGGTCGGCCCGTCGCCCGAGCGGCTTGCCGCCGGGGCGCCGCGGATGATGGATCTCATCGGCCGGATGCTGCCGCCGAACGTCGAGCCGGCGTTCCTGCAGCGCATGGGCTGGCGCATTCTCGAGACGCTGCAGATCGCGCTGGTCGGCACGGTGATCGGCGTCGTCATCAGCCTGCCGATGGGCTGGCTGGCGGCGCGCGGCATCTCGCCGCTCGGCGCCTTCCGGCAGTTGCCGCGCGCGCTCGTCTCGCTGTTCCGTACCGTGCCGGACCTGGTCTGGGCGCTGATCTTCGTCTCGACCGTCGGGCTCGGCGCCGTCGCCGGCACGATGACCATCGTCGTCGACACGGTGGGCTTCTGCGGCCGGTTCTTCGCCGAAGCGATGGAGGAGGCCGACAAGAAGCCGCAGGAGGCGCTCAGGGCGATCGGCGCCTCGCAGGTCAGCGTGCTGTTCGGCGCGACGCTGCCGAGCATCATGCCGACGCTGATCAACAGCTCCCTCTTCGCCTTCGAAAAGGGCGTCCGCTCCTCGGTGGTGCTGGGCCTCGTCGGCGCTGGCGGCATCGGCCAGGAGCTGAAGGTCGCCTTCGATCTCTTCCAGTACCGCAACGCCTCGGCGATCATCCTCGCCATCTTCGTGATCGTCTTGGTGATGGAATATTTCACCGACCGGCTGCGCGCCCGGTTCCAGTAG
- a CDS encoding phosphonate ABC transporter ATP-binding protein: MSAALDETTTDGRFRPAVALPPAEVLEAKDGIPASTVISTSGLGKSYANGQPVFAGLKIDIKADQRVALIGSNGAGKSTLLKCLVGLLPLSDGEIMTLGETFRAAPSAAQLQRLRRQIGFVFQHHGLVGRQTVLTNVIQGKLGLPGGWRAWHHSLAREAWREEAMAVLAEVRLADKASARADQLSGGQAQRIAIARALIRKPRLLIADEPAASLDPAVGREIMTIFSDLASEHGITLVYTTHDMEHALNYSDRIIALKAGRVHFDLPTAMVGRQQMEDVFHG, encoded by the coding sequence ATGAGCGCCGCGCTTGACGAGACCACGACGGACGGCCGGTTTCGGCCGGCCGTCGCGCTGCCGCCCGCGGAAGTGCTGGAGGCGAAGGACGGGATCCCCGCCTCGACCGTCATCAGCACGAGCGGCCTCGGCAAGTCCTACGCGAACGGCCAGCCTGTCTTCGCCGGGCTGAAGATCGACATCAAGGCCGATCAGCGGGTTGCGCTGATCGGGTCGAACGGCGCCGGCAAGTCGACGCTGCTGAAATGCCTGGTCGGCCTGCTGCCGCTCAGCGACGGCGAGATCATGACGCTGGGCGAGACCTTCCGGGCGGCGCCGAGCGCGGCGCAGCTGCAGCGGCTGCGGCGGCAGATCGGCTTCGTCTTCCAGCACCACGGCCTGGTGGGACGGCAGACGGTGCTCACCAACGTCATCCAGGGCAAGCTCGGCCTGCCCGGCGGCTGGCGCGCCTGGCACCATTCGCTGGCCCGCGAAGCCTGGCGCGAGGAGGCGATGGCGGTGCTCGCCGAAGTGCGCCTCGCCGACAAGGCCTCGGCCCGCGCCGACCAGCTTTCCGGCGGCCAGGCGCAGCGCATCGCCATCGCGCGGGCGCTGATCCGCAAGCCGAGACTGCTGATCGCCGACGAACCCGCGGCGAGCCTCGACCCGGCGGTCGGGCGGGAGATCATGACGATCTTCTCCGACCTCGCTTCCGAGCACGGCATCACGCTGGTCTACACGACGCACGACATGGAGCATGCGCTGAACTACTCGGACCGGATCATCGCGCTGAAGGCCGGCCGGGTGCATTTCGACCTGCCCACCGCGATGGTCGGTCGGCAGCAGATGGAAGACGTCTTCCATGGCTGA
- a CDS encoding PhnD/SsuA/transferrin family substrate-binding protein, whose product MLRSLVFALAATVAATVSAHADPVRFAVTDIEGLEALQQEFGGFQEALEAETGLDIELIAVSSRTAAVEALNAGQVELVLTGPAEYVVMKELSDPRIVVAWQRPDYFAQVAVLANGPIRTIEDLKGKKIAFGSVGSTSQHLGPAQALADQGIVYGEDYEPVIISRNVAAEALIRGDIAAMGLNFGHLNAIREAFPDQAFAVVARGRDLPNDILVARKDIPEETFETIRDAFLENGNALMGAVLQGEDNQKFKGGTFLTDIQDSEYDYVRSMYRTIGVDTFTAFVE is encoded by the coding sequence ATGCTTCGCTCGCTGGTTTTTGCACTCGCCGCCACCGTGGCAGCCACGGTATCGGCCCATGCCGATCCGGTCCGTTTCGCCGTCACCGACATCGAGGGTCTGGAAGCCCTCCAGCAGGAATTCGGCGGTTTCCAGGAAGCCCTCGAAGCCGAGACCGGACTCGACATCGAGCTCATCGCCGTCAGCTCGCGCACCGCGGCCGTCGAGGCGCTGAACGCCGGCCAGGTCGAACTGGTGCTCACGGGACCCGCCGAATACGTGGTGATGAAGGAGCTGAGCGATCCGCGCATCGTCGTCGCCTGGCAGCGGCCGGACTATTTCGCGCAGGTCGCCGTGCTGGCGAACGGCCCGATCCGCACGATCGAGGACCTGAAGGGCAAGAAGATCGCCTTCGGCTCGGTCGGCTCGACTTCGCAGCATCTCGGACCCGCCCAGGCGCTCGCCGACCAGGGCATCGTCTACGGCGAGGACTACGAGCCGGTGATCATCTCGCGCAACGTCGCGGCCGAGGCGCTGATCCGCGGCGACATCGCGGCGATGGGGCTGAATTTCGGGCACCTGAACGCGATCCGCGAGGCCTTCCCGGACCAGGCCTTCGCCGTCGTCGCCCGCGGCCGCGACCTGCCGAACGACATTCTCGTTGCCCGCAAGGACATCCCGGAAGAGACCTTCGAGACGATCCGCGACGCGTTCCTCGAGAACGGCAACGCGCTGATGGGCGCCGTGTTGCAGGGCGAGGACAACCAGAAGTTCAAGGGCGGCACCTTCCTCACCGACATCCAGGACAGCGAGTACGACTACGTGCGCTCGATGTACCGCACGATCGGCGTCGACACCTTCACCGCCTTCGTCGAATGA
- a CDS encoding orotate phosphoribosyltransferase codes for MTSFTDKTLIAELTAKMLLEVKAVHFRADEPYRFTSGWASPVYIDCRKLISYPRVRTTLMDFAASVILRDIGFESVDAIAGGETAGIPFAAWIADRLSLPMQYVRKKPKGFGRDAQIEGDFREGARVVLVEDLSTDGRSKINFCEAMRAAGMTVEHTFVIFHYDIFPDTKKVLGDFGLQMHSLATWWDVLKVAKDQGYFDDRTLGEVEAFLNNPMEWSAAHGGASAYPT; via the coding sequence GTGACGAGCTTCACCGACAAGACGCTGATCGCCGAACTCACCGCGAAAATGCTTCTGGAGGTGAAGGCGGTTCACTTCAGGGCCGACGAGCCTTACCGTTTCACCTCCGGCTGGGCGAGCCCGGTCTATATCGACTGCCGCAAGCTGATCTCCTATCCGCGCGTGCGCACCACGCTGATGGACTTCGCCGCCTCGGTCATCCTGCGCGACATCGGCTTCGAGTCGGTCGACGCCATCGCCGGCGGCGAGACGGCCGGCATCCCCTTCGCGGCCTGGATCGCCGACCGGCTTTCCCTGCCCATGCAGTATGTCCGCAAGAAGCCCAAGGGCTTCGGCCGCGACGCGCAGATCGAGGGGGATTTCCGCGAAGGCGCCCGCGTCGTCCTCGTCGAGGACCTCTCGACCGACGGACGCTCCAAGATCAACTTCTGCGAGGCGATGCGCGCCGCCGGCATGACGGTGGAGCACACCTTCGTCATCTTCCACTACGACATCTTCCCCGACACCAAGAAGGTGCTCGGCGATTTCGGGCTGCAGATGCATTCGCTCGCGACGTGGTGGGACGTGCTGAAGGTCGCCAAGGACCAGGGCTATTTCGACGACCGGACGCTCGGCGAAGTGGAAGCCTTCCTCAACAATCCAATGGAATGGTCCGCCGCGCATGGCGGCGCCAGCGCGTATCCCACCTAG
- a CDS encoding alpha-D-ribose 1-methylphosphonate 5-triphosphate diphosphatase gives MSWVIENGLTLVGDDWSERNLHVSGGHVADRTAERPRRLDAAGLLVLPGIIDIHGDAFERQIMPRPGVRFDVGLALRDTDRQLVANGITTTFHGVTISWEPGLRSLEAARGFIASLYALRPRLSCDTRLHLRWETFALDAVAEVAGWLALEPSPILAFNDHTTGSVLKGTIARKIGQMAERSGLSRDDYMALLEAVWSRREDVPHAIAELAAAARAGGNVLLAHDEASPEERARFRVLGARSCEFPLNVETAAAARAAGEDVILGAPNVVRGGSHNGAMDARTAIEAGHCSVLTSDYHYPSPLHAAFALADGDLAALARHWRLVSTNAARAAGLPDRGSLTQGKRADLILVDMTDRHHPEVVATMVAGRIVHARRPLGELAVATPASAVPEMAG, from the coding sequence ATGAGCTGGGTGATCGAGAACGGGCTGACGCTGGTCGGCGACGACTGGAGCGAGCGGAACCTGCATGTCTCCGGCGGGCATGTCGCCGACCGGACGGCGGAGCGGCCGCGCCGGCTCGACGCGGCAGGCCTGCTGGTGCTGCCCGGGATCATCGACATTCACGGTGACGCTTTCGAGCGGCAGATCATGCCGCGCCCGGGCGTGCGCTTCGATGTCGGCCTGGCGCTGCGCGACACCGACCGCCAGCTGGTCGCCAACGGCATCACCACGACGTTCCACGGCGTGACGATCTCCTGGGAGCCGGGGCTGCGCTCGCTGGAGGCGGCCCGCGGCTTCATCGCTTCGCTCTACGCGCTGCGCCCGCGTCTCAGCTGCGACACGCGGCTGCATCTGCGCTGGGAGACCTTCGCGCTGGACGCGGTGGCGGAAGTCGCCGGGTGGCTGGCGCTGGAGCCGTCGCCGATCCTCGCCTTCAACGACCACACGACCGGCTCGGTGCTGAAGGGCACGATCGCTCGCAAGATCGGCCAGATGGCCGAGCGCTCGGGTCTTTCCCGCGACGACTACATGGCGCTGCTCGAAGCAGTCTGGTCGCGGCGAGAAGACGTGCCCCACGCCATCGCGGAACTGGCAGCGGCGGCGCGGGCGGGCGGCAACGTGTTGCTCGCCCACGACGAGGCCTCACCCGAGGAGCGCGCCCGCTTCCGGGTGCTCGGCGCACGCTCCTGCGAGTTTCCGCTGAACGTCGAGACGGCAGCCGCGGCCCGCGCGGCCGGCGAGGACGTCATCCTCGGCGCGCCGAATGTCGTGCGCGGCGGCAGCCACAACGGCGCGATGGACGCGCGCACCGCGATCGAAGCCGGCCACTGCTCGGTGCTCACCAGCGACTATCACTATCCCTCGCCGCTGCACGCGGCCTTCGCCTTGGCGGATGGCGACCTTGCCGCCCTGGCGCGCCATTGGCGTCTCGTTTCGACCAACGCGGCGCGGGCCGCCGGCCTGCCGGACCGCGGCAGCCTGACCCAAGGCAAGCGGGCGGACCTGATCCTGGTGGACATGACGGACAGGCACCATCCCGAAGTCGTCGCGACGATGGTTGCGGGGCGCATCGTCCACGCCCGGCGGCCGCTCGGCGAACTGGCGGTTGCCACGCCGGCGAGCGCCGTGCCGGAAATGGCGGGATGA
- the phnF gene encoding phosphonate metabolism transcriptional regulator PhnF: protein MSSNVSRRVADTPDFGELVFRPRSDAPIWQQIHDHVLALIEDGRLQPGSQLPGEVHLAEMFGVTRITLRQALLQLQQEGHLTSRKGVGVFVRSPPSALSVRDGSRFFDSLRADGKLVETRTLVLAEEAADAAAAAQLHLPVGAPVIRLRRVRAADGQPIHASTKILPAKLLPDFAAVYARRQSVTDVFVAHGIGKYRRLETRISGGFATAEEASQLELNPGTPVFRTSAVNADAAGNRIEWGTGCWLLTSVDFVF from the coding sequence ATGAGCAGCAATGTCTCACGCCGCGTCGCCGATACGCCGGACTTCGGCGAGTTGGTGTTCCGGCCGCGCAGCGACGCGCCAATCTGGCAGCAGATCCACGACCACGTGCTGGCGCTGATCGAGGACGGAAGGCTGCAACCGGGCAGCCAGCTGCCGGGCGAGGTGCATCTGGCCGAGATGTTCGGGGTCACGCGGATCACGCTGCGCCAGGCGCTGCTGCAATTGCAGCAGGAGGGGCACCTCACCTCGCGCAAGGGCGTCGGCGTGTTCGTGCGCAGCCCGCCCTCGGCCCTGTCGGTGCGCGACGGCAGCCGCTTCTTCGACAGCCTGCGCGCCGACGGCAAGCTGGTCGAGACCCGGACGCTGGTGCTGGCGGAGGAAGCGGCGGACGCGGCGGCGGCCGCGCAGCTGCACCTGCCGGTCGGCGCGCCGGTCATCCGGCTGCGCCGGGTGCGCGCCGCCGACGGCCAGCCGATCCACGCCAGCACCAAGATCCTGCCGGCGAAACTCCTTCCGGACTTCGCCGCCGTCTATGCGCGGCGGCAGTCGGTCACCGACGTCTTCGTCGCGCACGGCATCGGCAAGTACCGCCGCCTCGAGACCCGGATCAGCGGCGGCTTCGCGACGGCCGAAGAGGCGAGCCAGCTGGAGCTGAACCCCGGCACGCCGGTGTTCCGCACCAGCGCCGTCAACGCCGACGCGGCCGGCAACCGCATCGAATGGGGCACCGGCTGCTGGCTGCTGACCTCGGTCGACTTCGTCTTCTGA
- the phnF gene encoding phosphonate metabolism transcriptional regulator PhnF gives MEDTADGIARWRKVADEIRAMIGAPGPGAPEKLPVETELAARFGVNRHTVRRAIAALAAEGLLRPERGRGTFVERRPERIVYPVGARTRFTENVSQNARQAAGRLIGSGRENADRRLAGELQLAPGAPLVRLESLNVADGVPLSAATSWFPAERFPRIVAAYAETGSITKALAAHGVADYRRRSTRITAERVSQGDAEHLGCAADAIVIVSESVNFDADGVPIQFSRSRFLADRVELVFDS, from the coding sequence ATGGAAGACACCGCCGACGGCATCGCGCGCTGGCGCAAGGTCGCCGACGAGATCCGCGCGATGATCGGCGCGCCCGGTCCGGGCGCGCCCGAGAAGCTGCCGGTCGAGACCGAGCTGGCCGCCCGCTTCGGCGTCAACCGCCACACGGTGCGCCGGGCGATCGCGGCGCTGGCGGCTGAGGGGTTGCTCCGCCCCGAGCGGGGCCGCGGCACCTTCGTCGAGCGCCGGCCCGAGCGGATCGTCTACCCGGTCGGCGCCCGGACGCGATTCACCGAGAACGTCTCGCAGAACGCCCGCCAGGCGGCCGGCCGGCTCATCGGCTCTGGCCGGGAGAACGCCGACCGGCGCCTCGCCGGCGAGTTGCAGCTGGCGCCGGGCGCGCCGCTGGTGCGGCTGGAAAGCCTCAACGTCGCCGACGGCGTGCCGCTGTCGGCCGCCACCAGCTGGTTTCCGGCCGAGCGCTTCCCGCGCATCGTCGCCGCCTATGCCGAGACCGGCTCGATCACCAAGGCGCTCGCCGCCCACGGCGTCGCGGACTATCGCCGCCGCAGCACGCGGATCACCGCCGAGCGCGTTTCGCAGGGCGATGCCGAGCATCTCGGCTGCGCGGCGGACGCGATCGTCATCGTGTCGGAATCGGTCAATTTCGACGCCGATGGCGTGCCGATCCAGTTCTCCCGCAGCCGCTTTCTCGCGGACCGGGTGGAACTCGTCTTCGACAGCTGA
- a CDS encoding FGGY-family carbohydrate kinase — protein MGEAFIGVDVGTGSARAGVFDREGRLLGTARRDIRLWREDHGLVEQSSADIWAAVVASVREAVEKAGIEPAAVKGLGFDATCSLVVVGADGKGLPVGPSEDPQRDIIVWMDHRALDQTRRINATKHPVLRYVGGVISPEMETPKLLWLKENRPEIFARAAHFFDLADYLSWRATGSLARSVCTLTCKWTYLAHEGRWDPDYFRTVGLEEFAAEDFVRIGAEVVDIATPLGNGLGEAAAADFGLPAGTPVGAPVIDAHSGGIGTLGGRRADGSAAEPSAELALIMGTSSCAMAVTRDVAFVDGVWGPYKDSLLPGYWLLEGGQSAYGAALDYLVALHPAFAAAKATAAAEGRSVLDHLERRAIETAGSVEAAATLAGGLHIVPEFLGNRSPEADPDATAVIAGLGLETSEASLVRLFVAGLCGLSYGTGQIVEAMRDKGVGLGTIVASGGAARSPLLRRILADATGLTVALPRTPEPVLLGGAIIGAVAAGAFPDIAHAAAQMCRVGEEIAPNPALAAFHARKRRAYEILQRAEREIRALASPAADAAPGTGAAQA, from the coding sequence ATGGGCGAGGCTTTCATCGGCGTCGACGTCGGCACGGGCAGCGCGCGCGCCGGGGTCTTCGACCGCGAGGGGCGGCTGCTCGGCACCGCCCGGCGCGACATCCGCCTGTGGCGCGAGGACCACGGCCTCGTCGAGCAGTCCTCCGCCGACATCTGGGCCGCCGTCGTCGCCTCGGTGCGCGAGGCGGTCGAGAAGGCCGGGATCGAGCCCGCCGCGGTCAAGGGCCTCGGCTTCGACGCGACCTGTTCGCTGGTCGTCGTTGGCGCCGACGGCAAGGGGCTGCCGGTCGGCCCTTCTGAGGATCCCCAGCGCGACATCATCGTCTGGATGGACCACCGCGCCCTCGACCAGACGCGCCGCATCAACGCGACGAAGCATCCGGTGCTGCGCTATGTCGGCGGCGTCATCTCGCCGGAGATGGAGACGCCCAAGCTGCTGTGGCTGAAGGAGAATCGGCCCGAAATCTTCGCCCGCGCCGCGCATTTCTTCGACCTTGCCGACTATCTCTCCTGGCGGGCCACCGGCAGCCTTGCCCGCTCGGTCTGCACCCTCACCTGCAAATGGACCTATCTCGCGCATGAGGGCCGCTGGGACCCCGACTATTTCCGCACCGTCGGGCTGGAGGAATTCGCCGCGGAGGATTTCGTGCGCATCGGCGCCGAGGTGGTCGACATCGCGACGCCGCTCGGCAACGGCCTCGGCGAAGCCGCCGCCGCCGATTTCGGCCTGCCCGCCGGCACGCCGGTCGGCGCCCCGGTCATCGACGCGCATTCCGGCGGCATCGGCACGCTGGGTGGGCGCCGCGCCGACGGCAGCGCCGCCGAGCCCTCGGCCGAACTGGCGCTGATCATGGGCACCTCGTCCTGCGCCATGGCGGTGACGCGCGACGTCGCCTTCGTCGACGGCGTCTGGGGCCCGTACAAGGACTCGCTGCTGCCCGGCTACTGGCTGCTGGAGGGCGGCCAGTCGGCCTATGGGGCGGCGCTCGACTATCTCGTCGCGCTGCATCCGGCCTTCGCGGCGGCCAAGGCGACGGCGGCCGCCGAAGGCCGTTCGGTGCTCGACCATCTGGAGCGCCGGGCGATCGAGACCGCCGGCTCGGTCGAGGCGGCGGCGACGCTCGCCGGGGGGCTGCACATCGTCCCGGAATTCCTCGGCAACCGTTCGCCGGAGGCCGACCCCGACGCCACTGCGGTGATCGCCGGCCTCGGCCTCGAGACCAGCGAGGCGAGCCTCGTCCGCCTCTTCGTCGCCGGGCTTTGCGGCCTGTCCTACGGCACCGGCCAGATCGTCGAGGCGATGCGCGACAAGGGAGTCGGCCTCGGCACGATCGTCGCCTCGGGCGGGGCGGCCCGTTCGCCGCTGCTGCGTCGAATCCTTGCCGACGCGACCGGGCTGACCGTCGCCCTGCCCCGGACGCCCGAGCCGGTCCTGCTCGGCGGCGCGATCATCGGCGCGGTCGCCGCCGGGGCCTTTCCCGACATTGCCCACGCCGCCGCGCAGATGTGCCGGGTGGGCGAGGAGATCGCGCCCAACCCGGCGCTTGCCGCCTTCCATGCCCGCAAGCGCCGCGCCTACGAGATCCTGCAGCGGGCCGAGCGCGAGATCCGCGCGCTGGCTTCGCCGGCTGCGGATGCCGCGCCCGGCACGGGGGCGGCGCAGGCCTAG
- a CDS encoding L-iditol 2-dehydrogenase — MRRLEGRRALITGAGRGIGKAFAEAYVREGAGVVLLDIDADAAARAAEEIGQGTQWRQLDVTNVDAVDALVESLAAEAPIDILVNNAALFDMAPVNEVTEASYERLFAVNVKGPLFMMRAVSRAMIAAGRGGKIINMASQAGRRGEALVTVYCATKAAVISLTQSAGLALIKHGINVNAIAPGVVDGEHWDGVDALFAKYENLQPGEKKRQVAAEVPFGRMGTAEDLTGMAIFLASDESRYVVSQTYNVDGGNWMS; from the coding sequence ATGAGACGTCTCGAAGGCAGGCGCGCGCTGATCACCGGCGCCGGGCGCGGCATCGGCAAGGCGTTCGCCGAGGCCTATGTGCGCGAAGGCGCCGGCGTCGTGCTGCTCGACATCGACGCCGATGCCGCGGCCCGCGCCGCCGAGGAGATCGGCCAGGGCACGCAGTGGCGCCAGCTCGACGTGACCAACGTCGATGCCGTCGACGCGCTGGTCGAAAGTCTTGCCGCCGAGGCGCCGATCGACATCCTCGTCAACAACGCCGCCCTGTTCGACATGGCGCCGGTCAACGAGGTGACCGAAGCGTCCTACGAGAGGCTGTTCGCAGTCAACGTGAAGGGCCCGCTGTTCATGATGCGCGCCGTCTCGCGGGCGATGATCGCGGCCGGGCGCGGCGGCAAGATCATCAACATGGCGAGCCAGGCGGGCCGGCGCGGCGAGGCGCTGGTGACGGTCTACTGCGCCACCAAGGCGGCGGTGATCTCGCTGACCCAGTCGGCGGGCCTCGCGCTGATCAAACACGGCATCAACGTCAACGCCATCGCCCCCGGCGTGGTGGACGGCGAGCACTGGGACGGCGTCGACGCGCTGTTCGCGAAATACGAGAACCTGCAGCCGGGCGAGAAGAAGCGGCAGGTCGCCGCCGAAGTGCCGTTCGGCCGCATGGGAACCGCAGAGGATCTGACCGGCATGGCGATCTTCCTCGCCTCCGATGAGAGCCGGTATGTCGTGTCGCAGACCTACAATGTCGACGGCGGCAACTGGATGAGTTGA
- a CDS encoding glucosamine-6-phosphate deaminase, with protein MQIEIHADSGALAKAAAAQGAEAIRAAVAAKGSAVVVLATGASQIAMLAELTRADLDWTKVTVFHLDEYVGLGIDHPASFRRYLQERFVDQVAGLKAFVAVDGDADDIAAEVARLNRLLAGATVDVCFAGIGENCHLAFNDPPADFAAEDPYIVVELDEACRRQQLGEGWFPTLEDVPRRAVSMSVCQIMKAQTIVLSVPDERKAEAVAQAVETEVSPAFPASILQRHPATTLHLDPASASRLKPGAA; from the coding sequence ATGCAGATCGAGATCCATGCCGACAGCGGCGCCCTGGCCAAGGCGGCCGCGGCGCAGGGAGCCGAGGCCATCCGCGCTGCCGTGGCCGCCAAGGGCAGCGCCGTCGTCGTGCTGGCGACGGGCGCCAGCCAGATCGCCATGCTGGCTGAACTGACGCGCGCCGACCTCGACTGGACCAAGGTCACGGTCTTCCATCTCGACGAATATGTCGGCCTCGGCATCGACCATCCGGCGAGCTTCCGCCGCTATCTGCAGGAGCGCTTCGTCGATCAGGTGGCGGGGCTGAAGGCCTTCGTCGCGGTGGACGGCGACGCCGACGACATCGCGGCCGAAGTCGCCCGGCTCAACCGGCTTCTCGCCGGCGCAACCGTCGACGTCTGCTTCGCCGGCATCGGCGAGAACTGCCATCTCGCCTTCAACGATCCGCCGGCGGATTTCGCGGCGGAGGATCCCTACATCGTAGTCGAGCTGGACGAGGCGTGCCGGCGCCAGCAGCTTGGCGAGGGCTGGTTCCCGACGCTCGAGGACGTGCCGCGCCGGGCGGTGTCGATGAGCGTTTGCCAGATCATGAAGGCGCAGACGATCGTCCTGTCGGTGCCGGACGAGCGGAAGGCCGAGGCCGTGGCGCAAGCCGTCGAGACCGAGGTCTCGCCCGCTTTTCCCGCCTCGATCCTGCAGCGCCATCCCGCCACCACGCTGCATCTCGACCCGGCCTCCGCCAGCCGGCTGAAGCCCGGCGCCGCCTGA